One genomic segment of Musa acuminata AAA Group cultivar baxijiao chromosome BXJ3-3, Cavendish_Baxijiao_AAA, whole genome shotgun sequence includes these proteins:
- the LOC103978952 gene encoding uncharacterized protein LOC103978952, producing MEGEGVAHRMVEANGISMHVAEKGEGPAVLLLHGFPELWYSWRHQIAGLAARGYRAIAPDLRGYGDTSAPSAAASYTVFHIVGDLIALLDALAIPQVYLVGHDWGALIAWNLCLFRPDRVKALVNLSVPFMPRNPAGKPTQHFRSFYGDDFYVCRFQEPGAIEAEFARIGTGKLLRIVLCNRNAGPLLVSEVDFEAEVSLPSWLSEEDIDYFASKLDKSGFTGPVNYYRCLDLNWELGAPWSGVQIQVPVKFIIGDQDMTYHFPGIKEYIQGGGFKRDVPMLEEAVVMEGVAHFINQEKAPEITDHICDFIRRF from the exons atggAGGGCGAAGGGGTTGCGCACCGGATGGTGGAGGCGAACGGCATCAGCATGCACGTGGCGGAGAAGGGGGAGGGACCGGCGGTGCTGCTGCTCCACGGCTTCCCGGAGCTCTGGTACTCGTGGCGGCACCAGATCGCCGGCCTGGCCGCCCGCGGTTACCGCGCCATCGCACCGGACCTCCGCGGCTACGGCGACACCTCCGCCCCGTCCGCCGCGGCTTCCTACACCGTCTTCCACATCGTCGGGGATCTCATCGCCCTCCTCGACGCTCTCGCCATTCCACAG GTTTACCTGGTGGGGCACGACTGGGGCGCACTAATAGCTTGGAATCTGTGTCTCTTCAGACCAGATAGAGTGAAGGCGCTGGTGAATCTGAGCGTCCCGTTCATGCCCCGCAACCCTGCAGGGAAGCCCACACAGCACTTCCGGTCTTTCTATGGGGATGACTTCTACGTGTGCAGGTTCCAG GAACCTGGAGCTATCGAAGCAGAGTTTGCTCGCATCGGAACTGGAAAGCTGCTGCGAATAGTCTTATGCAATCGTAACGCAGGGCCGCTTTTAGTAAGCGAGGTAGATTTCGAGGCGGAGGTGTCGCTGCCGTCTTGGCTCTCGGAAGAAGACATCGATTACTTCGCGAGCAAGCTGGATAAGTCCGGTTTTACCGGTCCTGTTAACTATTACCGATGCTTGGACTT GAACTGGGAGTTGGGTGCGCCATGGAGTGGGGTGCAGATACAGGTGCCGGTAAAGTTCATCATAGGTGACCAGGACATGACCTATCATTTCCCGGGGATAAAGGAGTACATACAAGGAGGGGGATTCAAGAGAGACGTGCCGATGCTCGAGGAGGCAGTCGTCATGGAGGGAGTAGCCCACTTCATCAACCAGGAGAAAGCGCCTGAGATCACCGACCACATCTGTGACTTCATCCGAAGGTTCTGA
- the LOC135633312 gene encoding uncharacterized protein LOC135633312 has translation MEEHGISHRTVEVNGISIHVAEKGEGPVVLLVHGFPELWYSWRHQILGLAARGYRALAPDLRGYGDSSAPPSVASYSVFHIVGDLVALLDALAIPQVFLVGHDWGALVAWYMCLFRPDRVKALVNLSVALVPFIPRNPAGKLVEYFRSLYGDDYYICRFQEPGAVEADFDRFGTESLLRMVFASRNPGPLLLPKEAFVPLDRQIPLPDWLSEEDISYFTSKFDKSGFTGPVNYYRCLDLNWELGAPWCGVKIQVPVKFIVGDQDLTYHYPGIQDYLHGGGFKEDVPMLEEVVVMDGVAHFINQEKAHEITDHIYHFIRKF, from the exons ATGGAAGAGCACGGGATCAGCCATCGGACGGTGGAGGTGAACGGGATCAGCATACACGTAGCAGAGAAGGGGGAGGGACCGGTGGTGCTGCTCGTCCACGGCTTCCCGGAGCTGTGGTACTCGTGGCGCCACCAGATCCTGGGCCTCGCCGCCCGCGGCTACCGCGCCTTGGCGCCCGACCTCCGCGGATACGGCGACTCCTCTGCCCCGCCCTCCGTCGCCTCCTACTCCGTCTTCCAcatcgtcggcgacctcgtcgcccTCCTCGATGCCCTCGCCATCCCTCAG GTGTTCTTGGTGGGGCATGATTGGGGGGCACTCGTAGCATGGTACATGTGCTTGTTTAGGCCCGATAGAGTGAAGGCACTGGTGAACCTTAGCGTCGCGCTGGTTCCATTTATACCTCGAAATCCTGCAGGGAAGCTCGTGGAGTACTTCAGATCGTTGTACGGGGATGACTACTATATCTGCAGGTTCCAG GAACCAGGAGCCGTAGAAGCAGACTTCGATCGCTTTGGGACAGAGAGTCTCCTCCGAATGGTGTTTGCCTCTCGAAATCCAGGGCCTTTGTTGCTGCCCAAGGAAGCTTTTGTTCCTCTCGATAGGCAGATTCCATTGCCTGATTGGCTCTCGGAAGAAGATATAAGCTACTTCACAAGCAAGTTTGACAAGTCTGGATTTACTGGTCCTGTTAACTATTACCGATGTTTGGACCT GAACTGGGAACTGGGAGCACCATGGTGTGGGGTGAAGATACAAGTGCCGGTCAAGTTCATTGTGGGTGATCAGGATCTGACCTACCATTACCCAGGCATCCAGGACTACCTGCACGGAGGTGGGTTTAAGGAAGATGTGCCCATGCTGGAGGAGGTGGTGGTCATGGATGGGGTGGCTCACTTCATCAACCAGGAGAAAGCGCATGAGATTACTGATCATATCTACCACTTCATCCGCAAGTTCTAA
- the LOC135633237 gene encoding uncharacterized protein LOC135633237 — protein MEISAVVSDAFSAVATQGLGLSAKLLLPRYSLSLSAVDSGAPPAVVRSDPFRPAAVPRAFVRRTRRRTRRRSLTEGGGEDDGFSGDGDGDDGPFGGGGDAGGGGKGWNSGDQGPGWGGSSPSSSDPAFDFIYEVMCWIALSNCAHFAFKKMGRLLATRGKVFPLRLLPSVC, from the coding sequence ATGGAGATCTCCGCGGTCGTGTCCGACGCTTTCTCGGCAGTCGCCACCCAAGGCCTCGGCCTATCCGCCAAGCTCCTTCTTCCCCGctactccctctccctctccgccGTAGACTCCGGCGCTCCCCCTGCCGTGGTCAGATCCGACCCCTTCCGCCCCGCCGCCGTCCCCCGCGCCTTCGTCCGCCGGACCAGGCGACGCACCCGACGGAGATCCCTCACCGAGGGCGGCGGCGAGGACGACGGGTTCTCTGGCGACGGCGATGGCGACGATGGCCCCTTCGGCGGAGGAGGTGACGCTGGAGGCGGCGGAAAAGGCTGGAACTCGGGCGATCAGGGGCCGGGTTGGGGCGGATCTTCGCCGTCGTCGTCGGACCCGGCATTCGATTTCATTTACGAGGTCATGTGCTGGATCGCCCTCTCCAACTGCGCCCACTTCGCTTTCAAGAAGATGGGGCGGCTTCTGGCGACGAGGGGAAAGGTGTTTCCTTTGAGATTGTTGCCGTCGGTGTGCTGA
- the LOC135633031 gene encoding AP-1 complex subunit sigma-1 isoform X2: MIHFVLLISRQGKVRLTKWYSPYSQKERTKVIRELSGLILARGPKLCNFVEWRGYKVVYRRYASLYFCMCIDADDNELEILEIIHHFVEILDRYFGSAYYILDEILIAGELQESSKKTVARLIAAQDSLVEAAKEQASSVSNMIAQVTK; this comes from the exons ATG ATTCACTTCGTACTTCTAATTAGTCGACAAGGAAAGGTTAGATTGACAAAATGGTATTCTCCTTATTCACAGAAGGAAAGAACCAAG GTCATTCGAGAGCTTAGTGGGTTGATACTTGCACGAGGCCCAAAGCTTTGCAACTTTGTTGAATGGAGAGGATATAAGGTTGTCTATAGAAG ATATGCCAGTCTTTACTTCTGCATGTGCATCGATGCAGATGACAACGAATTAGAAATTCTTGAAATTATCCATCATTTTGTTGAGATACTGGACAGATACTTTGGCAGT GCATACTACATACTGGATGAAATTCTCATTGCCGGGGAACTCCAAGAGTCAAGCAAGAAGACCGTTGCTCGGCTTATAGCTGCACAA GACTCACTGGTGGAAGCTGCAAAGGAGCAAGCAAGTTCTGTAAGCAATATGATTGCACAGGTCACCAAATAG
- the LOC135633031 gene encoding AP-1 complex subunit sigma-1 isoform X1 translates to MIHFVLLISRQGKVRLTKWYSPYSQKERTKVIRELSGLILARGPKLCNFVEWRGYKVVYRRYASLYFCMCIDADDNELEILEIIHHFVEILDRYFGSVCELDLIFNFHKAYYILDEILIAGELQESSKKTVARLIAAQDSLVEAAKEQASSVSNMIAQVTK, encoded by the exons ATG ATTCACTTCGTACTTCTAATTAGTCGACAAGGAAAGGTTAGATTGACAAAATGGTATTCTCCTTATTCACAGAAGGAAAGAACCAAG GTCATTCGAGAGCTTAGTGGGTTGATACTTGCACGAGGCCCAAAGCTTTGCAACTTTGTTGAATGGAGAGGATATAAGGTTGTCTATAGAAG ATATGCCAGTCTTTACTTCTGCATGTGCATCGATGCAGATGACAACGAATTAGAAATTCTTGAAATTATCCATCATTTTGTTGAGATACTGGACAGATACTTTGGCAGT GTTTGCGAGCTGGATTTGATATTCAACTTTCATAAG GCATACTACATACTGGATGAAATTCTCATTGCCGGGGAACTCCAAGAGTCAAGCAAGAAGACCGTTGCTCGGCTTATAGCTGCACAA GACTCACTGGTGGAAGCTGCAAAGGAGCAAGCAAGTTCTGTAAGCAATATGATTGCACAGGTCACCAAATAG
- the LOC103978947 gene encoding uncharacterized protein LOC103978947: MAEELDSRAQLAREICSISSMFTACTHRSRSPRRPPFVDWYLVLRVDEEAGIDVIRRQYRRLALQLHPDKNRHPKAEAAFKVVSEAYECLSDEVARRAFNSERQDKFCRECHSNSERQKAGVRTKLRRAVAALREAKKRFQEECRVIESCLEANKATQAGSPLFDPSVYLLYDGYPHYRDRVLVNPREQEQQFQSGDGDNHRRKGRCESPLYEIRTERRTGRTMKSSFRF; encoded by the exons ATGGCGGAGGAGCTGGACAGCAGAGCACAGCTCGCGAGGGAGATATGCTCCATATCATCCATGTTCACCGCTTGCACCCACCGCAGCCGCTCGCCCCGGCGACCACCCTTCGTTGACTGGTATCTCGTTCTCAGA GTCGATGAAGAGGCCGGAATCGATGTCATACGCAGGCAATATCGTCGGCTGG CGTTGCAGCTTCATCCAGACAAGAACAGACACCCCAAGGCTGAAGCTGCATTCAAGGTCGTCTCTGAG GCATATGAATGCTTGTCAGATGAAGTTGCAAGAAGAGCCTTCAACTCCGAGAGGCAAGACAAGTTCTGCAGGGAGTGCCATAGCAACTCAGAGAGGCAAAAGGCTGGAGTCCGAACAAAGCTGAGAAGAGCTGTGGCAGCTCTCAGAGAAGCTAAGAAGAGATTCCAAGAGGAGTGCAGAGTGATAGAAAGCTGCTTGGAAGCCAACAAAGCAACCCAAGCAGGATCACCGCTCTTTGATCCCTCTGTCTACCTGCTCTACGATGGCTATCCACACTACCGCGATCGGGTGCTCGTGAACCCACGAGAGCAGGAGCAGCAGTTCCAGAGCGGCGATGGCGACAACCACAGAAGAAAAGGCAGATGCGAGTCACCTCTTTACGAGATCAGAACGGAGCGCAGAACAGGAAGAACAATGAAGAGTAGTTTCAGATTCTGA